AAGTGTAAAACCCGCGTAGAGAGCAGAGACTGCAGTATTTTGAGGGGGAAAGGCGGCAAAAGATGCCGAAAACAGGTAGGGATTTTGCCATGTCACGGATCCGCGCCACAACGCATCTCGCCCGTCCAGCCCAAGCAGCGCCGAACGCCTCGTAGCCCCCCACGTCACCGATCCGCGGCACCTACCCTTCGACCAATCAGCGGCCACCCCCTCCCCATTATAAAATCCAACGCACCACCCGTTTCCTTCTCCACACAATCCCCCAGCGCGTCGCAACAGAAATTCCCCAATCCCCTCGCCCACGCAATCCCCACCACCACCTACTCCAAAATCTCCCATGGCGCCCAAGGCCGagaagaagccggcggcgaagaagccagcggaggaggagcccgcggTCGAGAAGGCCGAGAAGGCCCCCGCGGGGAAGAAGCCCAAGGCCGAGAAGCGgctgccggcggggaagacCGCCGCCAAGGAGGGCGGCGTCGACAAGAAGGCGAAGAAGAAGTCCAAGAAGAGCGTCGAGACCTACAAGATCTACATCTTCAAGGTGCTCAAGCAGGTGCACCCGGACATCGGCATCTCCTCCAAGGCCATGTCCATcatgaactccttcatcaACGACATCTTTGAGAAGTTGGCCGGTGAGTCCGCCAAGCTTGCCCGCTACAACAAGAAGCCCACCATCACCTCCCGGGAGATCCAGACCTCCGTCCGTCTCGTCCTCCCCGGTGAGCTCGCCAAGCACGCCGTGTCCGAGGGCACCAAGGCCGTCACCAAGTTCACCTCGTCTTAAGTTTGCTTTTGGTAGCCTTGATCCCTGTGGTGGATCTGTTTATCTAGGAAAATGAGTAGTATTAGTTATTTGTGGAAATCAATGGACGATGGTCGCTATCATGTATTGTTCTTCTTTGTAAGAAAGAAACTTCAGTGCTGATGCTTTTGCCTGTTGCGTTTCAGATATGTTCTGATCTCTGTGTACTGCTGTGAATGTGTTCCCTCTATGATTATATATGATTCTCTGGAACTTTGCTTTTGTGCATCTGCTTTCTGAACTGTGGCGTCGAACGAACTTCTGTGGAGTTTTGTCAATCTTGCCTTGTACTCTTGCAGTCTTGCCAAGATGACATTTCATTCTTGACATCTGCCATGGTCAGTGGAGTAATTCCCTGTCTTCAGCCTCCAGGCTCtttattgttttgtttgagATAGCTGCAGCAATACAGGTGCTCATGAAATACCTTTTCATCTTGACATGCATATGCGTTTCATGGAACTGTGCTGTTGTACACCTGTGCTTGCTGGTTCCTGGTTAACGTGTATGTATCGGTTTTTGAATAACTCTTTTGCATGCATACAAATAAACGGCATAACCTCACAAGTCACAGATGCTCAACGGTGCTGTGTGCTAATTCCCACTGATTGCATGCCATATGTGTTTAATCTGGAGTATTTGATTAGAAGTGGCAGTAACATCCATATCCAATGTAACTTAGCTACCTGTTCTCACAATTACATGGAGCAAATCTTACTGGAAGTAATCACCCTATATGATGGGATCACTGCCTTTGTTTAGTGACATGCAGATGGACGGCAAATTTAAGTGCTAAAATGAACTGTAATGATTTAGTTGTATTTTGCTGAACCTGTGATTTTCAAGTGCTACAGGGCCAAGTTTTTCTTTCAGCAGAGCTCCAAACCTGTTAAAAGAACTGGGGGCTTTCTGCTAGCTCTTTTGGCTTGATGCAGGTCACAGCTTCTAGTTTGCATCAGCGTGGACATGGTGATAGTTACTCCAGTTTCTTGGTGCTTGCAATAAGCATGTGCCTCGTCATCACACGCTGACTGTAATTGCTTTTGAACAGGTCTCTTTCCGAAGCCAAATGCCACCGCAAATTCATCATTGGACGATGGTGGCCTTCTTACATACATGGGAAATTTACCCGATAATGGCGAGAACAAGTTGTGGTTTCTACCGCCTGTTGTTTGTTTCGTCCACTATTTTCTCCTCCATTCAATATTGTCATGTGGCTGTTTATTGAAATTTTAAGTCCAGGAGGGTAACTCTTTGCCATTGATTTGACAAATAAATGTTCAATGTTGTCTCTGCACAGAGTGATCGAAGATGTGGATGAATTTCCGTTTCACTGTCACCCATGTGTTCATGAGGATCTGCTATTCATAGTTTCCCATGGTGCACTCCGTTGCTCAGTGCCAACTGTCGAATCAAATTGCTTGCAGCTAAATGGGAGGGTTTCAGTCATTGTAAGCATTAAACCTTACATCACTGTCTCGTTCTGTGCTATTGTGCACCTGGCTTTTGCTAGTTTCTGAAACTTTTATGTTCTCTGCTACTCAAATAGGTCTGCACTGGGGTGTGGAACTAATTCATGCAAACGGACCTTCGAGCAGAATCAATCTTGTTTGGACGTTTGCTAAGAAGGATTTGCAGTCTAATGAACATGCATTTTGCGTACAGCACAGTATACTTGCTCACTGTTCATACCTGCCATTGGCAGCACTAATATGTGTGGAACGCTAGCCCTGTTGCCTTGCCTGCAGTGATAGAGGTATGGAAAACATTTTGGATTGATGTTATGTCTTGGTTTTGAATGTCTTCTGCATGCAGATACAAACAGCCTGTGAATTGTAGATTATGCTGAATATACTTTTGAAGAGCtaatttttgcattttcttgtACTACGTCCATTTGACGTGCTAGTACTACATAACTGGACTAATAGACTTGCCTGTAGGCCCCTGATAGTTTCTTCTGATATACGTGCAGCAATACAGCAATACAGGTGCTCAGATGAAATACCTTTTCATCTTGACTTGTATCTTATTTTGTGTAACTGTGCTTTTGTACGCTTGTGCTTGCTAGTTCCAGCTTAACTGTCTTGGTTTCGAATGCCTTCTTTTGCATGCTTACAATAAACAGCATCTGCATTTTAGATTATGGTGTAACTGTTAGTTCTCCCAAATACACATTGGGAGAATCTTGCTGGAAATAACCATGTTATATGATAAAATTATTCTCTGTTGAGTGAAACAGAAGGAAGACAAATTTCAGTGTAATTAGAATGAATTGTAACGATTTAGTTGTACTGTGCCAAAGTCGTTATTCGGTGCTGCAGGGCCAAGTTCTTTCAATAGAGCTCCAAACCTTTTAGGAACTGGGGCTTTCTGTTCGCCTTCCTTGGCTAGACGCACTTCAGAACTTCTAATCTGCATCAAGCTTGAACATGGTGTTTTCTACTCCAATTTCTTGGTGCTTGGAAGAAGCATCTGCTCCCTTAAAGCGTATGCTTACCACAACTGTTCCTTAACAGGTCTCTTTCTGAAGCCAGTTACACCACGACCCCTTATACTCTGGACAACGGTGGCCTTACTTGTAGACTTGGGACATTTGCAGAAAAGTTCTGACTGTGACCGCCCCTGTTGTTTCTTGGGTaaattctcttcttctccattcAGTGTTGAGACGTAACTATTTATTCGATATTTCTACATGCAGAAGTAGTCATTAATTGGTGAACCTGCCGAGTTCTTCCTGTGCAGTCTAGGTAAGTTCATGGAAGCAGTGAATTAAAATGTACAGTGTTATGTTGTGTGAGTTCACTCTTGATCGTTCCCCTTGTACCCTGTCCAACATTGCCTGGCATGGTGTGCTAGATCCTGTAGCAGAATTTCTGGACGTCTGATCTGAGTGAGGGTGGTCCTTGGATGCCATCAGTGCCAACTGTTGAATCAAATTGTTTCCATGTACACGAGAAGATCTCAGTCATTCTAGGTAGCATTAAACATAGTTACAACTTCCAGCAGCGTCTTACCATCCTGATCATCAATCCACCCCACCTGGCCCGACCTGATGGTCCAGATTTACAGTAACAATTTAAGTCCATTGGCATTTCTAATTGCAAGTTTTCAGCACACAACCCCATAGCAATCATGAATGCACCTCAAAACGTGCCTCGCATAATTTCTTGATTGTTTGAACCTTGTACGAAATAGAGCATACTGAAGAAATAAATTTCCACTGTACTGAAGCAAGACGCTGTCCTCGGCTTGCAATCGGAATGCACCAGACTTGAGTCCAAGGCTCCAAGCAGAGCAGGAGGAGCTCCCACACCACATGCTTTCTGTGGCCTGAGAGACATTGTGCGACACCTTGAGTCGTCGTTCACCAATGGTTCTGATAGTCCAACTTTTTGCTGAGACGTGGAGCGAGTTCAGATCAGGAGCTGGCAGTGTTAGTTCGTTTGCAGGCAGCAGAGAAGGTAGATTAGATCGGAGAGAGGGAGCTAGCTGTGTGCGCTGCACGGGCAAAGCTAGACGAGGAGCTCTAAACATCTTAACCAGGGGGGCAAAACACCGGGGCCGAAAAACATCTAAACTAGATGCAGATCAGTGCACTTTCGAAGCAAGGAAACACAAGACAACACTTCAGCGAGTACCACAATTCTCCCAAGAGAAACACTATCACGACGAGACCACGGAGTTCAGGGATCCGCGAGAAGGGGAAACCAAAGCAACGGAGCAGAGTTGCACGGCCCGTCACTGCAGCTGCGCAAGTCTAGGCGCGCtcacacacagacacacacacTGTTACTGTAGTTAAACACACGGCTAGCTAGGCACGGCGGTACGCTACTTGGCGAAGCCGAAGCAGGAGCAGCCCTGGGCAGTGTTGTCGGGGATGGCCGGCGTCATGCCTTTCCCCTTGTTGGTGTCGATCTTCTCCAGCAGCGCCACCACCTCGGCCATCTCCGGCCTGTTGTCCGGCTTCCCGTCCCAGCACCGCGCCATGATCTCCGACAGCGTCCTCGGGCAGCACCTCGGTATGTCCGGCCTGATACCCTGCCAAATGCCACACCAATATCCCATGATCAGACCGTTGATCAGGTCGACGCAGCGGTTCAAAGACATTGCTCGGCATGACCGACCAGCTTGACGACGTGGTAGGCGATGTCGGCGATGCTGTAGTTGGGGTAGGCCATGTTGCAGCAGAAGGTCTCCCAGAGCAGGACGCCGAAGCTGTAGACGTCGCACTTGTGGTCGTAGGGGCGGCCCTCCAGCACCTCTGGCGCCATGTACCCCAGCGTCCCCGTCTGCCCCGTCATGTTGTTCTCGTTGTCCTGCGCCTCCACGCGCGCCACGCCGAAGTCGGCGATCCTCACCGTCGACTTCTTCTTGTTTAGCAGCATGTTCTCCGCCTTCACGTCCCGGTGCACGATCTTCTTCGAGTGCAGGTAGCACAGCCTTCATTCATCATCCCCAATCCACATCCATCAGTCTACTGTTtgctatatatgcatgtgcttGCTCAGATGCTTACCCTCTGGCAATGTCGAGCGCGATCTGGACGACCTTCTTGTAGGGCAGCTTCTTGTCGCGGTGGTTGTACAGGAACGTCTTCAGGGTGCCGCCGTGCTGgtactccaccaccaccacgcaGCAGCGCTGCCCCGGCCCGCTGCTGCCTTTTGACCCCGGGAGCTTCAGCTGGGACGTCCCCATGGACGCGCCCACGAACTGCACGCATACAACCAAATGATTGTAGATTTCACCAATTAATTGACCAGAATGTATGCAACaatggtatatatatatatgtacccTGGTGACATTGGGATGATCGAGCTTCTGCCAGACGGCCACCTCCTTCTCGAAGGCCTCCCGGTGCTTCGTCTCCTGGCCTTCCTGGCCCCAGTCCAACACCTTCACTGCATCATACTCCATGTAAAGTGCTACTGTATTCATTTGAACAGCACAGTTTATTTCATAGGATGCTTTGAGATCCTACAAATCACAAATTTGGAAGCGTATATAGATGTCTAGTAAGATCTTACATCTTTTTATTACCATGTCTTTTTTGccaaaaataaaagagaaaccACACATTTGGAAGCGACAGGTATCTAGTGAGATCTGACATTTTCATTATGACAATGTCTTTTTGCCAAAACAAGAGGAACCCAGAAATAGGAAGATCTTACATCTTTTGTATTAGCAACTCTTCTgccaaaacaaaaggaaatcaCAAATCTGGAAGCATTATATTAGCATCCCATTAATCTTCTCTGGTTCCTTTTCGCCCTATGCAGCCCTCCCCCCTCTCTCCTTCAAACCTTAGACATGACTTGGAACGTGTTGCCACGGCCGCCACAAAAGCCGCATAGCCCCTGCACCCACGGACACAAACAGGCTAGGGCATCACAAAATTCCCCTCATGTCATCATTTACAACGGCTGCTATACCTTTATCATGACATCCAACCATGTCGCTAGCGCACCAATATGGTTACCCAGTAAACCCGCATACCCCCGCGTCCACAGACACCAACAAGCTAGGGTTCCGCAAAATTCCCTGAGACGTCATCACCCACAACGGCTGCTACCTTTATTCTGACATCCTACCATGTCGTTAGCGTACCAGTATGGTTACCCTATCCACCTTCCCCGCTCCCGTCCACCCCCACACGTGTGCACATACACAAATTGAATTGCGTAAAGCGACATGTATCCCCACAACCGCGCTAGCGACAAAAGGTACCACGTGAAATTACTATGTGACGCCATCGACCTTGCGCCCA
This is a stretch of genomic DNA from Brachypodium distachyon strain Bd21 chromosome 1, Brachypodium_distachyon_v3.0, whole genome shotgun sequence. It encodes these proteins:
- the LOC100829434 gene encoding serine/threonine-protein kinase STY13 isoform X1, translated to MNSMSTTTGSSSGARSRSFGSSSGGGGGGGEVTCVSRAGEKEVYVRADKIDLSNLDVELEQTRSKVWLEQQRAGAASPQQQPGRELLEWEIDLAKLDIDNQVASGTFGVVYRGTYDGNDVAVKVLDWGQEGQETKHREAFEKEVAVWQKLDHPNVTRFVGASMGTSQLKLPGSKGSSGPGQRCCVVVVEYQHGGTLKTFLYNHRDKKLPYKKVVQIALDIARGLCYLHSKKIVHRDVKAENMLLNKKKSTVRIADFGVARVEAQDNENNMTGQTGTLGYMAPEVLEGRPYDHKCDVYSFGVLLWETFCCNMAYPNYSIADIAYHVVKLGIRPDIPRCCPRTLSEIMARCWDGKPDNRPEMAEVVALLEKIDTNKGKGMTPAIPDNTAQGCSCFGFAK
- the LOC100829434 gene encoding serine/threonine-protein kinase STY13 isoform X2, whose amino-acid sequence is MEQGKEVYVRADKIDLSNLDVELEQTRSKVWLEQQRAGAASPQQQPGRELLEWEIDLAKLDIDNQVASGTFGVVYRGTYDGNDVAVKVLDWGQEGQETKHREAFEKEVAVWQKLDHPNVTRFVGASMGTSQLKLPGSKGSSGPGQRCCVVVVEYQHGGTLKTFLYNHRDKKLPYKKVVQIALDIARGLCYLHSKKIVHRDVKAENMLLNKKKSTVRIADFGVARVEAQDNENNMTGQTGTLGYMAPEVLEGRPYDHKCDVYSFGVLLWETFCCNMAYPNYSIADIAYHVVKLGIRPDIPRCCPRTLSEIMARCWDGKPDNRPEMAEVVALLEKIDTNKGKGMTPAIPDNTAQGCSCFGFAK
- the LOC100829959 gene encoding histone H2B.1, giving the protein MAPKAEKKPAAKKPAEEEPAVEKAEKAPAGKKPKAEKRLPAGKTAAKEGGVDKKAKKKSKKSVETYKIYIFKVLKQVHPDIGISSKAMSIMNSFINDIFEKLAGESAKLARYNKKPTITSREIQTSVRLVLPGELAKHAVSEGTKAVTKFTSS